The Lacipirellula parvula genome window below encodes:
- a CDS encoding peptidylprolyl isomerase, translating to MLTRIGLATVLALLTTTGAFAQTMRFNTSVGSFDMELNPNNDPNLQPLVDNIVAYIGLGKYHFSSVNRAADGNAGTADDFVLQMGGFMGFPTNPDFWATMNTSIEKLDDGVVVDADGDGQVDFSSISNTRGTVSLALQSGQPNSGTSSFFINLGDNNFLDSQGFVPFARISDMTTIDKIMQLNQRDLASELGQNGNLALSDVPITADGNIVVVKSVQVVNAASDFSFVGPIMNHLKQVAADEAAAAAAAQAALLAPPVDPLAAAAPPVSAVPEPSTVALGALGLLGAFLSSRRSRSAR from the coding sequence ATGCTTACCCGAATTGGCCTGGCTACGGTTCTAGCCCTTCTGACCACCACCGGGGCGTTCGCCCAAACGATGCGGTTCAACACGAGCGTCGGCTCGTTCGACATGGAGTTGAACCCCAACAACGATCCGAATCTCCAGCCGCTGGTCGACAACATCGTCGCTTACATCGGCCTGGGCAAGTACCACTTTAGCTCGGTGAATCGCGCCGCTGACGGCAACGCCGGCACGGCCGACGACTTCGTGCTGCAGATGGGCGGGTTCATGGGCTTCCCCACGAATCCCGATTTCTGGGCCACGATGAATACGTCGATCGAGAAGCTCGATGACGGCGTCGTCGTCGACGCCGACGGCGACGGACAGGTTGACTTCAGCTCGATCTCGAACACCCGCGGCACCGTGTCGCTCGCGCTGCAGTCGGGCCAGCCGAACAGCGGTACGAGCAGCTTCTTCATCAACCTCGGCGACAACAACTTCCTCGATAGCCAAGGCTTCGTGCCGTTCGCTCGCATCAGCGACATGACGACGATCGACAAGATCATGCAGCTCAATCAGCGCGACCTCGCCAGTGAACTCGGCCAGAACGGCAATCTCGCCCTCAGCGACGTGCCGATCACTGCAGACGGCAACATCGTCGTCGTGAAGAGCGTGCAAGTGGTGAACGCGGCTTCCGATTTTTCGTTCGTCGGCCCGATCATGAACCATCTGAAGCAGGTTGCCGCTGACGAAGCCGCGGCGGCTGCCGCCGCACAAGCGGCGCTGTTAGCGCCGCCGGTCGATCCGCTGGCGGCTGCGGCCCCACCAGTTTCGGCAGTGCCTGAGCCTTCGACCGTCGCCCTCGGAGCCTTGGGCCTCCTCGGGGCCTTCCTGTCGAGCCGCCGCAGTCGTTCGGCTCGCTAG
- a CDS encoding ATP-binding protein, whose translation MPSTPIHPGDDEPSGVQPMVAGRFTRQRRLGHRQGMDIYTASDVETTDTVVLKTASISNYTPGSLMRLEYEAGVIRHLHSDWVAPLVDFGRDGETVFVAWKYFPGMPLEERLKAGPLTLLETMNLARSLLSALRDLHTSQILHRSVRPANLILGDREADGRATLVDFGPTRAIEPDAPLNRQPLDVALYASPEQAGSIDHDVTASSDLYSAGVVLFHCLTGRPPFEGNSVGAILFEHMTLPVPPIGGAEGRGHVPRAIEELVERLLKKDPRDRYQAAEAALADLEAIAEQLAAGVEEPSVVIGVSDRRATLTEPAFVARGQQVAALDAQIERAISGRGAVALVEGESGAGKSRLLAETLRRAARRGCWVLRGQGTSDVAQRPFNLLDGIVEGFLAAVQSRPELAVRVREELGGYCDAVAAALPALATVLQVDAANKTAPEETGEARTIQALSHFLDAIGSAQSPALILLDDCQWADELTYKLIRRWHTDGELRPGFHRYVLLVVAFRAEEVAEDHLLRRFNAAAHLQLPPLTAEEVRQLIESMAGVLPAEAIDAVIRLAEGSPFMAAAVLRGLVECGALTPAAEGWAVDATAMADAGSSSRAASFLTRRLDLLPPETIEFLSAGAVLGKQFELEMAAELSGMSPADAIAALNEARQRQLVWIRPDGAQCVYIHDKIRSALLDRLPAEQRQQRHERAANYLLKHSPERYSELAYHFDAAGDRAAALPFALRAADQARSQYALEVAEQQYRIALRGAQNDAVRFNIVEGLGDVLLLRGKYAQAGEFLEAADKLADDGLAKAKIRSKIGELSFKRGDMDSAIRDFEQSLRLLNRYVPRRGWITCLLLAWEGTVQVLHTLFPRMMLYRIKREPNDAERLALRQLSNLAHGYWYSRNVKMVLWAHLRNINLGERLLPSAELAQAYSEHAPAMTLVGYYSRAVAYAQKSLDLRKDMGDLWGQGQSLVFYGITLFAASRFDECIEKCRMAIRILERMGDYWQIHMARYQIAGSLYYLGDLQGAVHEAQLNHKSGLETGDEQASGIILDVWSRASTGAVPRHIIDPELKRPRTDAQGTCQLMLAEGVCRLAGGDLDSAVEAFDQAVQVAADVGVKNAYTLPALAWAATGRRLLAEHLHELTPQRRNQLLAESARFARRAINARFLCANDVPQALREYAVILAMQGRLRKSRRIFAWAISSATKLKERRELARTLIASGEIGVEADWPDAELHTRQGETLLAELAAQGDVATDVDSSRDREAVNLSLVDRFDTVLDSGRKIASGLAADTIHEAARGAALRLLRGERCYVIPLDPIDQTGDLTGVPAAHTATCQRAIDRALLARRALACVDEAADSTADDGPERSVLCVPIYVRGRAVACLYVTHDQIRDLFGPDEERLADFVATIAGAALENAEGFAELQQLNASLEQRVAERTAAAESRARELAISNNELERTANELRAAEEELIGAKLAAESANQAKSRFLATMSHEIRTPMNGVLGMTELVLHTPLSDQQRNYVGVVKDSANALLMLLNDILDLSKIEAGRMELESIPLNLREVVAEATRLLGVAATGKGLELLCRIAPDVPEGLLGDPSRLRQIVVNLVSNAVKFTAEGEVFVDVSLVRREDGRAVVRMAVQDTGIGIAKDKIDAVFEAFRQSDSSTTRRYGGTGLGLSISMQLVQLMEGRIWLESELGQGSTFFCEIPFATNTEFAPAVATPSTPVGETLLVSSNAHSRMIYGEILQQCGVEVQAFATSEFSGSSTAKLALVDLNAACQDEWDVVEQLTLAPQERRPAIVMLIPAGQVEAADRCRGLGIEHVLVKPAKLSEVRATIQSISSRGSQPAKATTASSSALTEQRPLRILVADDSPVNQEVARGLLELCGHTASVADDGLQAVELFEREMFDLILMDIEMPELDGLSAARRIRAIEAERGQPRTHMIALSAHALVGFTAECEAAGMDGYIAKPIRPDELFEATRKIGAAVELAAY comes from the coding sequence ATGCCCAGTACGCCCATTCATCCTGGCGACGACGAGCCATCGGGCGTTCAGCCAATGGTTGCTGGGAGATTTACGCGCCAGCGGCGGCTTGGGCATCGCCAAGGGATGGATATCTATACGGCGAGCGATGTCGAAACAACCGACACCGTCGTCTTGAAGACAGCGTCCATCTCGAACTACACTCCCGGCTCGTTGATGCGGTTGGAGTACGAGGCCGGCGTCATTCGGCACCTGCACAGCGACTGGGTGGCGCCGTTGGTCGATTTTGGCCGCGATGGCGAGACGGTCTTCGTGGCTTGGAAGTACTTTCCAGGGATGCCTCTTGAAGAGCGGCTGAAAGCAGGACCACTGACGCTGCTCGAGACAATGAATCTCGCTCGGTCGCTGCTGTCCGCCCTCCGCGATCTGCATACCAGCCAGATTCTCCACCGCAGCGTGCGGCCGGCGAACCTGATTCTCGGCGATCGCGAGGCCGATGGGCGGGCGACCCTCGTTGATTTTGGCCCCACGCGAGCCATCGAGCCAGACGCCCCGCTCAATCGGCAACCGCTCGACGTGGCACTTTATGCCTCGCCCGAGCAAGCGGGGTCGATCGACCACGACGTGACGGCGTCGTCGGACTTGTATTCGGCCGGCGTCGTGTTGTTCCACTGTCTGACGGGACGGCCGCCGTTCGAGGGGAACTCGGTCGGCGCCATCTTGTTCGAACATATGACCCTGCCGGTGCCGCCGATTGGCGGCGCCGAGGGACGCGGGCATGTGCCGCGGGCGATCGAGGAACTGGTCGAGCGGCTCCTCAAGAAAGATCCCCGCGATCGTTATCAAGCGGCGGAAGCAGCGCTCGCAGATCTTGAGGCGATTGCGGAGCAGCTTGCCGCCGGCGTCGAAGAACCGAGCGTCGTCATCGGCGTGAGCGACCGTCGGGCGACGTTGACGGAACCGGCGTTCGTGGCCCGTGGGCAACAAGTGGCGGCGCTCGACGCGCAGATCGAGCGGGCGATCTCTGGGCGCGGCGCGGTCGCGCTCGTGGAAGGCGAATCGGGCGCCGGCAAATCGCGCCTGCTGGCGGAGACGCTTCGTCGTGCCGCGCGGCGTGGTTGCTGGGTACTGCGTGGACAGGGAACGAGCGACGTCGCTCAGCGGCCATTCAATCTGCTCGACGGCATCGTTGAAGGCTTTCTCGCAGCGGTGCAGTCGCGTCCGGAACTCGCGGTGCGCGTGCGCGAGGAACTCGGCGGTTACTGCGATGCGGTCGCCGCGGCACTACCGGCGCTCGCAACCGTGCTGCAAGTCGATGCCGCGAACAAAACGGCGCCGGAAGAGACGGGCGAAGCGCGCACGATTCAGGCCCTCTCGCATTTTCTCGACGCGATCGGCTCGGCGCAATCGCCCGCGTTGATCCTGCTAGACGACTGCCAATGGGCGGACGAGCTAACGTACAAACTCATTCGCCGCTGGCACACCGATGGCGAACTGCGGCCGGGCTTCCATCGGTATGTGTTGCTCGTCGTCGCCTTCCGCGCGGAAGAAGTCGCCGAAGATCACCTGCTCAGACGATTCAATGCGGCGGCCCACTTGCAGCTTCCGCCGCTCACAGCGGAGGAAGTGCGGCAGCTGATTGAATCGATGGCGGGCGTGCTGCCTGCCGAGGCGATCGACGCGGTGATTCGGCTTGCCGAGGGCAGCCCCTTCATGGCCGCCGCGGTGCTGCGGGGATTGGTCGAGTGCGGCGCGCTAACGCCGGCGGCCGAAGGCTGGGCGGTCGACGCCACAGCGATGGCCGACGCCGGTTCGTCGAGTCGCGCAGCGTCGTTCCTCACGCGCCGGCTCGATCTGCTGCCGCCGGAGACGATCGAATTTCTGTCGGCTGGGGCCGTGTTGGGCAAGCAGTTCGAGCTAGAAATGGCGGCAGAGCTCTCGGGAATGAGCCCCGCCGATGCGATCGCTGCACTGAACGAAGCTCGCCAACGGCAACTTGTGTGGATTCGACCGGACGGCGCTCAGTGCGTTTACATCCACGACAAAATTCGCAGCGCGTTGCTCGATCGCTTGCCGGCTGAACAACGGCAGCAACGGCACGAGCGGGCGGCGAACTACCTGCTCAAGCACTCGCCTGAGCGCTATTCGGAACTCGCCTACCATTTCGACGCCGCCGGCGATCGCGCGGCCGCCCTCCCCTTCGCGCTGCGGGCCGCCGATCAGGCGCGGTCGCAGTATGCACTGGAAGTCGCCGAGCAGCAGTATCGCATTGCGCTGCGTGGGGCGCAGAACGATGCGGTGCGGTTCAACATTGTGGAAGGCCTCGGCGACGTGCTGTTGCTGCGGGGCAAATATGCTCAGGCTGGCGAATTTCTCGAAGCGGCCGATAAGCTGGCGGACGACGGTCTCGCCAAAGCAAAGATCCGCAGCAAGATCGGCGAACTGTCGTTCAAACGCGGGGACATGGATTCCGCGATCCGCGATTTCGAACAGTCGCTGCGGCTACTGAATCGGTATGTGCCGCGTCGCGGGTGGATCACCTGCCTGTTGCTTGCCTGGGAAGGCACCGTGCAGGTACTGCACACGCTCTTCCCGCGGATGATGCTCTACCGAATCAAGCGCGAGCCGAACGATGCTGAACGGCTGGCCCTGCGGCAGTTGAGCAATCTCGCGCACGGCTATTGGTACTCCCGCAACGTGAAGATGGTGCTGTGGGCCCACTTGCGCAACATCAATCTTGGCGAACGTTTGCTGCCGAGTGCGGAGCTAGCGCAGGCCTACTCCGAACATGCCCCGGCGATGACGCTCGTCGGCTACTACAGTCGCGCCGTGGCGTACGCGCAGAAGTCGCTCGATCTACGAAAAGATATGGGTGACCTGTGGGGCCAGGGGCAGTCGCTGGTTTTCTACGGCATCACGCTCTTCGCCGCGTCGCGCTTCGACGAATGTATCGAGAAGTGCCGCATGGCGATCCGCATCCTTGAGCGGATGGGCGACTACTGGCAGATCCACATGGCCCGCTACCAAATTGCGGGGTCGCTCTACTATCTCGGCGACCTGCAAGGCGCGGTGCACGAGGCGCAACTCAATCACAAATCGGGGCTCGAGACAGGCGACGAGCAGGCGTCGGGAATTATTCTCGATGTGTGGAGCCGCGCTTCAACGGGCGCCGTTCCGCGGCACATCATCGACCCGGAGCTCAAGCGGCCGCGCACTGATGCGCAGGGTACCTGCCAACTTATGTTGGCCGAGGGGGTGTGCCGGCTTGCCGGCGGCGACCTCGACAGCGCCGTCGAAGCGTTCGATCAGGCGGTGCAAGTGGCGGCTGACGTTGGCGTGAAGAATGCTTACACGCTCCCCGCATTGGCATGGGCGGCGACGGGCCGCCGGCTCCTTGCCGAGCATTTGCACGAACTAACGCCGCAGCGGAGAAACCAACTACTGGCCGAGTCGGCGCGTTTCGCTCGGCGTGCGATCAACGCCCGCTTTCTCTGCGCGAACGACGTTCCGCAAGCTCTCCGCGAGTACGCGGTGATCCTGGCGATGCAAGGCCGACTGCGGAAGTCGCGTCGCATCTTCGCCTGGGCGATCAGCTCGGCGACGAAGCTCAAAGAGCGCCGCGAACTCGCGCGGACGCTCATCGCATCGGGAGAAATCGGCGTCGAAGCAGACTGGCCAGACGCGGAACTCCATACTCGCCAAGGCGAAACGCTGCTCGCAGAACTTGCCGCGCAAGGAGACGTGGCGACCGACGTCGATTCGTCGCGCGATCGCGAAGCGGTCAATCTTTCGTTGGTCGATCGATTCGATACGGTACTCGACTCAGGCCGTAAAATTGCTTCGGGTCTCGCCGCGGATACTATTCACGAAGCGGCCCGCGGCGCAGCGCTACGGCTGCTACGCGGCGAACGCTGCTATGTGATTCCGCTCGATCCAATCGATCAGACGGGCGACCTTACGGGCGTGCCGGCCGCGCACACGGCGACCTGCCAGCGAGCGATCGACCGCGCGCTACTCGCGCGGCGGGCCTTGGCATGCGTTGACGAAGCGGCGGATAGTACTGCCGACGACGGCCCCGAGCGCTCCGTCCTGTGCGTGCCGATTTACGTTCGCGGCCGCGCGGTGGCCTGCTTGTATGTCACGCACGATCAGATTCGCGATCTGTTCGGACCCGACGAAGAGCGGTTAGCCGACTTCGTGGCGACGATCGCCGGCGCCGCGCTGGAGAACGCTGAAGGCTTCGCCGAGTTGCAACAACTCAATGCGTCATTGGAACAACGCGTCGCCGAGCGGACCGCCGCCGCTGAGTCGCGAGCACGCGAGCTGGCCATTTCGAACAATGAACTCGAACGGACCGCGAACGAACTCCGCGCGGCCGAGGAAGAACTTATCGGCGCCAAGCTCGCGGCCGAGTCGGCCAACCAAGCGAAGAGCCGCTTCCTGGCGACGATGAGCCACGAAATCCGCACGCCGATGAACGGCGTGCTCGGCATGACGGAGCTCGTCCTTCACACGCCGCTTAGCGATCAGCAGCGGAACTACGTCGGCGTCGTCAAGGACTCGGCAAACGCGCTGTTGATGTTGCTCAACGACATTCTCGATTTGTCGAAGATCGAAGCGGGCCGGATGGAGCTTGAATCGATTCCGCTCAACCTCCGCGAAGTCGTGGCCGAAGCGACGCGACTGCTCGGCGTTGCGGCGACCGGCAAGGGGCTCGAACTGCTGTGCCGCATTGCGCCGGACGTGCCGGAAGGCTTGCTCGGCGATCCGAGCCGTTTGCGGCAGATTGTCGTCAACCTGGTGAGCAACGCCGTCAAGTTCACCGCCGAGGGAGAGGTGTTCGTCGATGTGAGCCTCGTCCGTCGCGAAGATGGGCGAGCCGTCGTGCGGATGGCGGTGCAAGACACCGGCATCGGCATCGCGAAGGACAAAATCGACGCGGTGTTCGAAGCGTTCCGGCAGTCCGATAGCTCGACGACGCGGCGTTACGGCGGCACCGGGTTAGGCCTGTCAATCTCGATGCAACTCGTGCAGTTGATGGAAGGGCGGATTTGGCTCGAGAGCGAACTCGGTCAGGGGAGCACGTTCTTCTGCGAAATTCCGTTTGCCACGAACACGGAGTTCGCCCCCGCAGTCGCAACCCCGTCAACGCCTGTCGGCGAAACGTTATTGGTGAGCAGCAACGCCCACTCGCGGATGATCTACGGCGAGATCTTGCAGCAGTGTGGCGTCGAGGTCCAAGCCTTCGCAACGAGCGAGTTCAGCGGCTCCTCGACGGCGAAGCTTGCCCTCGTCGACCTGAACGCCGCCTGCCAAGACGAATGGGATGTCGTCGAACAATTGACGCTCGCACCGCAGGAACGTCGCCCCGCGATCGTGATGCTCATTCCAGCCGGCCAAGTGGAGGCCGCCGATCGCTGTCGCGGGCTCGGCATCGAGCATGTGCTCGTCAAACCGGCGAAGCTCTCCGAAGTACGCGCGACGATCCAGTCGATTTCCTCGCGCGGCAGTCAGCCAGCCAAGGCGACGACGGCTTCGTCGTCGGCCCTGACGGAACAGCGACCGCTGCGCATCCTCGTCGCGGACGACAGCCCGGTGAACCAGGAAGTCGCTCGCGGATTGCTCGAACTCTGCGGCCACACGGCGTCGGTTGCCGACGATGGCTTGCAGGCCGTCGAGCTGTTTGAACGCGAGATGTTTGACCTGATTCTCATGGACATCGAGATGCCGGAACTCGATGGTCTTAGTGCTGCACGGCGGATCCGCGCGATCGAGGCGGAACGCGGTCAGCCGCGAACACACATGATCGCGCTCTCGGCCCACGCGCTCGTCGGCTTCACGGCGGAATGCGAAGCCGCCGGCATGGACGGCTACATTGCCAAGCCGATTCGTCCCGACGAATTGTTCGAAGCGACGCGGAAGATCGGGGCGGCCGTCGAACTCGCGGCTTATTGA
- a CDS encoding OmpH family outer membrane protein — MRVVGRWTAAAVLGLGFAAGCNQSTGVVEQQTTGAVAVIDLDAIAQRLGSDKQIVDSIAQRQSSLSQQLVDLAKSYNEQIAEKKKTLGETTPEQAEVTVASWQKQANANLNKVKQQAEADLKKHQATLIAQFREQIKPVARRVAQKRGLTVIVTRNDNVLYDVAPGADITEEVLNDLLAASPVASAATAKPLQAAAAPIDAQPADQQTR; from the coding sequence ATGCGAGTAGTGGGACGATGGACGGCTGCGGCCGTGCTGGGATTGGGGTTCGCCGCGGGATGCAATCAATCGACGGGAGTCGTTGAACAACAAACGACCGGCGCCGTCGCCGTCATCGATCTCGACGCTATCGCCCAACGCCTCGGCAGCGACAAGCAAATTGTCGATTCCATCGCTCAGCGGCAATCGTCGCTCAGCCAGCAGTTGGTCGACTTGGCGAAGTCGTACAACGAACAGATTGCGGAAAAGAAGAAAACGCTCGGCGAAACGACGCCTGAGCAAGCCGAGGTAACCGTCGCCAGCTGGCAAAAGCAGGCGAACGCCAACCTCAATAAGGTGAAGCAGCAAGCTGAAGCCGACCTGAAGAAGCATCAGGCAACGCTGATCGCCCAGTTCCGCGAACAGATCAAGCCGGTGGCCCGCCGAGTTGCCCAAAAGCGTGGGCTGACGGTGATCGTCACCCGCAACGACAACGTTCTCTATGATGTCGCTCCTGGCGCCGACATCACTGAAGAGGTGCTCAACGACCTGCTGGCAGCTAGCCCAGTCGCTTCGGCCGCCACGGCAAAGCCGCTACAAGCGGCCGCGGCGCCGATCGACGCCCAACCGGCCGATCAGCAAACTCGCTAG
- a CDS encoding beta strand repeat-containing protein translates to MSSCFNGDWHGRHVGLTAAMLALLACGSSANAQSSVSDGLPFESSASGRIYNGTTPLRLWHQTRGYGMEASQTAFGGRMAVDLVDAIGFLDGQFRVSNESQFGMDFGGGFRWMAPSLLTGDTRVFGLTGWYDGQETTLNNYYNQLGVSFESLGEQIDFRVNANIPLENVKSGDTIITTDTVSYSGNFLSIATLIPSDVALRVVDFEAAPRIFDLNAWVYAGGYQMDGDNVSKMGAKGGVRGYVTNDLAVDVGVQDDDIFGTNTVFQVIWTPGRTGAGPTSWVHTLADRMREQVYRNNYIATTQVQKQGAINLTDVDGQDIRIVHVDFANSSPGDGTVENPYTSINSVNGTGSQQGDIILVHAQTGANVYAGQSLSLKDEQRFLGEGGGISHTVVTQQMGTVTLPETFAGALNATRPTMQNSSGSAAVTLAGSNQESEAFAQMEVSNFTFDGGASAIISGTDGVAAVNINNVEIENTTSHGINLADMTQTLANGTTRSRFAPTIDKVTFDNVGGDDILLTSTTSETTISHATAISNITSTNGHGVGINLVQNQRAATINNFDWNGGTTGLGALRIFEAGTQGTVTLSNSANADDNIITGGQVGTAYAISLENSAATHTVTGTKIQQMGGDSIVVNDGAANLNFTGEISQTTNAQSVLSVTGGHTGTLTFVELTANNGVINATTGDGLQFNDADGNYIFTDTVTLTGTSQAINVTNDSDGTLTFQDAEITDTTGTAIAFDGGDASMSLTGKITQTTNATVLNVTNEHNGTLTFNELTANAGVINATNGNGLQFDNANGAYIFNDKVTLAGATPVINVNAADDAATFTFSEVDIDYTGAGSAVTIANSDLQAFTISGDIDVTAGGGRPVTINNNTGGSITFNTTIDSTQNGILVTGNSGTTIRFAGQTTLATGANNAVTLTNNTTGGVRFDAIDITTTGAGTGFVASNTANLTVQGTGNTITTANGVALSLTDVEVGSAGVTFQSVTSTGGTNAVVLDDVTGGTVTINGGTLSGQTSDAIAIIGGANLSINSMSITGSGGDAINIDLTTNVASTISVTNTTINNATGLGIDYNRGSLVTNTTRLTLTGNTIDTTGGQGIGIDINGSGTSNVTINGNNQVSNTSGDEALAIATVGGSGKTLNLLIDGNSFNNDSTLSAASINTNGAGTVNATVTNNNFSNSNGATGRGFTAATNSPSSTLRLNLDGNNATASGAADPYLLDQNSGTFRVEDLATVQTRNNGAIEQQGTITNDNGPIPTP, encoded by the coding sequence GTGTCGAGTTGTTTCAACGGCGATTGGCATGGACGCCACGTAGGGTTGACCGCTGCAATGCTGGCGCTGCTGGCGTGCGGCTCTTCGGCGAACGCGCAAAGTAGCGTTTCCGACGGCCTGCCCTTCGAGTCGTCCGCCAGCGGGCGGATCTACAACGGCACCACCCCCTTGCGGCTCTGGCATCAGACCCGCGGCTACGGTATGGAGGCCTCGCAGACGGCCTTCGGCGGTCGCATGGCCGTTGATCTCGTCGATGCCATCGGCTTCCTCGACGGGCAATTCCGCGTGTCGAACGAGAGCCAGTTCGGCATGGACTTCGGCGGCGGCTTCCGCTGGATGGCCCCGAGCCTGCTTACCGGCGACACCCGCGTGTTCGGCCTCACCGGTTGGTACGACGGCCAGGAGACGACGCTCAACAACTACTACAATCAGCTCGGCGTGAGCTTCGAAAGCTTGGGCGAGCAGATCGACTTCCGAGTGAACGCCAACATCCCGCTTGAGAACGTCAAGTCGGGCGACACGATTATCACGACCGATACCGTCAGCTACTCGGGCAACTTCCTGTCAATCGCGACGCTCATCCCGAGCGACGTCGCGTTGCGAGTCGTCGACTTCGAAGCTGCCCCGCGCATTTTCGACCTTAACGCCTGGGTCTATGCCGGCGGCTATCAGATGGATGGCGACAACGTCAGCAAGATGGGCGCCAAGGGCGGCGTCCGCGGCTACGTAACGAACGACCTCGCCGTCGACGTTGGCGTTCAAGACGACGATATCTTCGGCACGAACACCGTCTTCCAGGTGATTTGGACGCCTGGCCGCACCGGCGCCGGCCCGACCTCGTGGGTCCACACGCTGGCCGACCGGATGCGCGAGCAAGTCTACCGCAACAACTACATCGCCACGACGCAGGTGCAAAAGCAAGGCGCGATCAACCTCACCGACGTCGACGGCCAAGACATTCGCATCGTCCACGTCGACTTTGCCAACTCGTCGCCTGGCGACGGTACGGTGGAGAATCCGTACACCTCGATCAACAGCGTGAACGGCACCGGCTCGCAGCAGGGCGACATCATCTTGGTGCACGCTCAGACTGGCGCCAACGTCTATGCCGGTCAGTCGCTCTCACTTAAGGACGAACAACGCTTCCTCGGCGAAGGCGGTGGAATCTCTCACACTGTCGTAACGCAGCAGATGGGAACCGTCACGCTGCCTGAAACGTTTGCCGGGGCTCTCAACGCCACGCGGCCGACCATGCAAAACTCGTCTGGTTCGGCTGCGGTTACGCTCGCCGGCAGCAATCAAGAGAGCGAAGCGTTTGCTCAGATGGAAGTCTCGAACTTCACGTTCGACGGCGGCGCGAGTGCGATCATCTCCGGCACGGACGGCGTCGCCGCGGTCAACATCAACAACGTCGAAATCGAAAACACCACGAGCCACGGTATCAACCTGGCTGACATGACGCAGACGCTGGCGAACGGCACGACCCGCTCGCGGTTTGCTCCGACCATCGACAAGGTCACGTTCGACAACGTCGGCGGGGATGACATCCTCCTCACCTCGACGACGAGCGAAACCACGATCTCGCACGCCACCGCGATCTCGAACATCACCAGCACGAACGGTCACGGCGTCGGCATCAACTTGGTGCAGAACCAACGCGCCGCGACGATCAACAACTTCGACTGGAACGGCGGTACGACCGGTCTCGGCGCCCTCCGCATCTTCGAGGCTGGCACGCAAGGCACTGTCACGCTTAGCAATTCGGCCAACGCGGATGACAACATCATCACTGGCGGTCAGGTGGGTACGGCATACGCAATCTCGCTGGAGAACAGCGCCGCGACTCACACCGTTACCGGTACGAAGATCCAGCAGATGGGCGGCGATTCGATCGTCGTGAACGACGGCGCCGCGAACCTGAACTTCACCGGCGAAATTTCGCAGACCACCAACGCTCAGTCCGTCTTGAGCGTCACGGGCGGCCACACCGGTACGCTGACCTTCGTCGAACTCACCGCCAACAACGGCGTCATCAACGCCACCACTGGCGACGGCTTGCAGTTCAACGATGCTGACGGCAACTATATCTTCACCGATACGGTGACGCTCACCGGCACGTCGCAAGCCATCAACGTCACGAATGATTCGGACGGCACGCTCACCTTCCAAGACGCCGAGATCACGGACACGACTGGCACCGCCATCGCCTTCGACGGCGGCGACGCGAGCATGAGTTTGACCGGCAAGATCACGCAAACGACCAATGCCACGGTCTTGAACGTCACCAACGAGCACAACGGCACGTTGACCTTCAACGAACTGACTGCCAACGCCGGCGTGATCAACGCCACCAACGGCAACGGTCTACAGTTTGACAACGCCAACGGCGCCTACATCTTCAACGACAAGGTCACCCTGGCTGGCGCCACGCCGGTGATCAACGTCAATGCCGCCGACGATGCGGCCACCTTCACCTTCAGCGAAGTCGACATCGACTACACCGGCGCCGGCTCGGCCGTCACGATCGCCAATAGCGACCTGCAAGCCTTCACCATCAGCGGCGACATCGACGTCACCGCCGGTGGCGGACGGCCGGTTACGATCAACAACAACACCGGCGGCAGCATCACGTTTAACACGACGATCGACAGCACTCAGAACGGCATCCTCGTGACTGGCAACAGCGGTACGACGATTCGCTTCGCCGGCCAGACGACGCTTGCCACCGGCGCCAACAACGCCGTCACGCTCACTAACAATACGACCGGCGGCGTGCGGTTCGATGCCATCGACATCACCACGACTGGCGCCGGCACCGGCTTCGTCGCCAGCAACACCGCGAATCTTACGGTTCAAGGGACTGGCAATACGATCACCACCGCCAACGGCGTGGCCTTGTCGCTCACCGACGTCGAAGTCGGCTCTGCGGGCGTGACCTTCCAATCGGTCACCTCCACCGGCGGCACGAACGCTGTAGTTCTTGACGATGTTACCGGCGGGACCGTCACGATCAATGGGGGTACGCTCAGCGGTCAAACTAGCGACGCCATTGCGATCATCGGCGGGGCGAACCTCTCGATCAACAGCATGTCGATCACTGGATCCGGCGGCGACGCGATCAACATCGACCTGACTACCAACGTCGCCTCGACGATCTCTGTCACCAACACGACGATCAACAACGCGACCGGCTTGGGCATTGATTACAACCGCGGCTCGCTGGTTACCAACACGACCCGCCTGACGCTAACTGGCAATACGATCGACACGACGGGCGGCCAGGGCATCGGGATCGACATCAACGGCTCCGGCACTTCGAATGTGACGATCAACGGCAACAACCAGGTCTCCAACACCAGCGGCGACGAAGCCTTAGCGATCGCCACCGTCGGCGGCTCGGGTAAGACGCTTAACCTGCTGATTGACGGCAACAGCTTCAACAATGACAGCACACTGTCGGCAGCGAGCATCAATACGAACGGCGCCGGTACGGTCAACGCCACGGTGACCAACAACAACTTCAGCAACAGCAACGGCGCCACAGGACGCGGCTTCACCGCGGCCACCAACTCGCCTTCCTCGACGCTACGGCTCAACCTCGATGGCAACAACGCGACGGCGAGCGGTGCGGCTGATCCTTACTTGCTCGACCAGAACTCCGGTACCTTCCGTGTCGAAGACCTCGCTACGGTGCAAACCCGGAACAACGGCGCCATCGAGCAGCAAGGCACCATTACCAACGACAACGGCCCGATCCCGACTCCGTAG